In a single window of the Leptolyngbyaceae cyanobacterium genome:
- a CDS encoding sugar porter family MFS transporter, with protein MKSYSSETQYIADRPNVAHLILIACAAALGGFLFGFDTAVINGAVAALQSTFAASTAMIGLAVSSALLGSAVGAFIAGPIADRRGRVPTMIVASIMFTFSAIGSGMPFGIWDFIFWRALGGIGVGIASVIAPAYIAEVAPAHLRGRLGSLQQLAIVVGIFIALLSDYFIALGSGGSAEGTFWFGFTAWRWMFWSEVPPAILYGIAALMIPESPRYLVAQGREQQAAKVLAKVVGGNVEAKIEEIRHTVNRERKPKFSDLLSRRGGLLPIVWIGMGLSILQQFVGINVIFYYSSILWRSVGFSERDSLLITVITGVVNIVTTLIAIATVDKFGRKPLLLLGSIGMTVTLGTLGVMFGNAAIDPATGNPSLTGSSGIIALLAANLYVVFFGFSWGPIVWVLLGEIFNNNIRAAALSLAASIQWIANFIVSTTFPPLLKFFGLGAAYGLYTISAAISIFFVAFFIKETKGKELEEM; from the coding sequence ATGAAATCGTATTCATCAGAAACCCAATATATTGCAGATAGGCCGAATGTAGCTCATCTGATTCTGATTGCTTGTGCTGCTGCTTTGGGTGGCTTTTTGTTTGGTTTTGATACTGCCGTAATTAACGGTGCGGTTGCGGCATTGCAAAGTACGTTCGCTGCCAGCACTGCCATGATCGGTTTGGCAGTTTCTTCGGCATTGCTGGGTTCGGCGGTGGGAGCTTTTATTGCTGGGCCGATCGCCGATCGACGAGGGCGCGTTCCAACTATGATCGTTGCTTCCATTATGTTCACCTTCAGCGCGATCGGTTCTGGGATGCCCTTTGGAATTTGGGACTTTATTTTCTGGCGTGCATTGGGTGGAATCGGCGTTGGGATAGCTAGCGTAATCGCACCTGCTTATATTGCAGAAGTAGCACCGGCGCACTTACGGGGAAGATTGGGATCTTTACAACAATTAGCGATCGTAGTCGGTATTTTTATTGCACTACTGAGCGATTACTTCATTGCATTAGGATCGGGGGGTTCAGCCGAAGGGACTTTTTGGTTTGGATTCACCGCTTGGCGCTGGATGTTTTGGTCGGAAGTTCCCCCAGCTATCCTCTACGGAATAGCAGCTTTAATGATTCCCGAATCGCCTCGCTATTTGGTCGCGCAAGGTCGAGAACAACAAGCGGCTAAAGTTCTTGCGAAGGTGGTGGGGGGTAACGTAGAAGCAAAAATTGAAGAAATTCGCCACACGGTCAATCGGGAACGCAAACCGAAATTTTCCGACCTCCTGAGCAGAAGGGGTGGACTGCTTCCGATTGTTTGGATCGGAATGGGTCTATCGATTCTCCAGCAATTTGTTGGTATCAACGTGATCTTTTACTACAGCAGCATTTTGTGGCGGTCTGTGGGATTTTCCGAACGAGATTCTCTGTTAATTACAGTCATCACTGGTGTTGTCAACATCGTCACGACGCTGATCGCGATCGCCACTGTAGACAAGTTCGGTCGCAAACCATTGCTGCTGTTAGGTTCGATCGGGATGACCGTTACTCTGGGAACGCTGGGAGTTATGTTCGGTAACGCGGCGATCGATCCCGCTACTGGTAATCCCAGCCTGACAGGTTCCTCTGGTATCATCGCTCTTTTAGCAGCCAACCTTTACGTAGTTTTCTTTGGTTTCTCTTGGGGGCCGATCGTTTGGGTACTATTAGGGGAAATCTTCAACAACAATATTCGCGCCGCCGCACTTTCTCTCGCCGCTTCCATACAGTGGATTGCCAATTTTATCGTCTCCACTACATTTCCTCCCCTACTTAAATTCTTCGGCTTAGGTGCTGCCTACGGTCTTTACACGATCTCGGCAGCAATTTCCATCTTTTTCGTTGCCTTCTTTATCAAAGAAACTAAAGGCAAGGAATTAGAAGAGATGTAA
- a CDS encoding EAL domain-containing protein, translating into MLRLKSNFHSWGLQTRLLLPIGLVLGVALTQAIFTKISTERQMELLVHRQGVAVLDDIIKSTAEKRLFQEKFAQLLSMQSGLAQAIKKNDRQTLTNTLSPFHQKINLGDIHVYNQKSQEILKLGEILNKKIELSMIKSALSGLSNSKIEVTPDGLIILASSPIIENRNIVGAILVSHKLSGKALEQLKPAHGVQLALFHQNKLVGSMVSQPGLPGVVSQFKSPKYQLSGIDKNFIAYNFYLTSKPLTKNSLLVALVPIEEFVSVAKQQNIIFFISNIVLLFTLSWFILVLDRDIAKPLKIMVNTTLDMVNGNYHRRVLPCQIPELNDLAKSINFLAEKLEVQLAKLSHQAYHDTLTNLPNRALFLNNLEKALMDTKKYKSSSAVLFLDLDGFKVINDSLGHKTGDRLLMAVSKRLKECVRSQDVVARFGGDEFTILLKDITEEKEAINVAERIIQKLQTPFILEGREVFISSSIGIALDTGNCDRGDALLRNADSAMYEAKKRGKSRYTLFQPEMDSRAFERLQLATDLRKAIEHQELRLYYQPVVQLESGIITEVEALVRWQHPYIGLISPAKFIPLAEETGLILQIGEWVLQKACQQARTWQLQHPGYPPLIVGVNLSPKQFQQPELVEKIAEILTLTELPPQCLKLEITESMMMEEGETTIATLYRLKQLGIGLAIDDFGTGFSALNYLKRFPVDTLKIDGSFIKGLGHNREDTAIVHAVIAFAKALHLSVTAEGVETSEQLSQLKLLGCDRGQGYYFCAPISGDAVKMLIDKLLQKQFFDPEISPNSLIPSFISS; encoded by the coding sequence ATGCTGCGATTAAAAAGTAACTTTCATAGCTGGGGATTACAAACTCGTCTTTTACTACCGATTGGGTTGGTTTTAGGGGTTGCACTTACTCAGGCAATATTTACTAAAATTTCAACCGAGCGGCAAATGGAACTTTTGGTACATAGACAGGGTGTTGCCGTATTGGATGATATTATTAAATCAACCGCTGAAAAACGTCTTTTTCAAGAAAAATTCGCTCAATTATTGTCAATGCAAAGTGGTTTGGCTCAAGCTATCAAAAAAAACGATCGCCAAACTTTAACCAATACTTTATCTCCTTTCCATCAAAAAATTAATTTAGGAGATATTCACGTATATAATCAAAAAAGCCAAGAGATTTTAAAATTAGGAGAAATCCTCAATAAAAAAATCGAATTATCGATGATTAAATCCGCTTTATCCGGGCTAAGCAACTCTAAAATCGAAGTTACCCCCGATGGATTGATAATATTAGCATCATCTCCTATCATCGAAAATCGAAACATCGTCGGAGCAATTTTAGTTAGTCATAAACTAAGTGGAAAAGCGCTCGAACAACTCAAGCCAGCACATGGGGTACAATTAGCTTTATTTCACCAAAATAAACTGGTGGGCAGTATGGTTTCTCAACCAGGATTGCCGGGGGTGGTAAGTCAATTTAAATCTCCTAAATATCAGCTATCTGGCATTGATAAAAATTTCATTGCCTACAATTTTTATCTCACTTCTAAACCTTTGACTAAAAACAGCTTATTAGTGGCATTAGTACCGATCGAAGAATTTGTTTCGGTAGCAAAGCAGCAAAATATTATTTTTTTTATAAGTAATATAGTTTTGCTGTTTACTTTATCGTGGTTTATCTTAGTGCTAGATCGCGATATTGCTAAACCATTAAAAATTATGGTGAATACCACTTTGGATATGGTAAATGGTAACTATCATCGTCGGGTGCTACCTTGTCAAATTCCTGAATTAAACGATTTAGCAAAAAGTATTAATTTTTTAGCCGAAAAATTAGAGGTTCAACTAGCCAAATTATCTCATCAGGCATACCACGACACCTTAACTAATTTACCAAATCGCGCTTTATTTTTAAATAATTTAGAAAAAGCTTTAATGGATACGAAAAAATACAAGTCATCATCAGCAGTGCTATTTTTGGATTTAGATGGGTTTAAAGTAATCAACGATAGTTTAGGTCATAAAACAGGAGATCGATTACTAATGGCAGTTAGCAAACGGCTAAAAGAATGCGTGCGATCGCAAGATGTAGTGGCACGGTTTGGCGGTGATGAATTTACCATCTTACTCAAAGATATTACTGAAGAAAAAGAAGCGATTAACGTTGCAGAAAGAATTATTCAAAAATTGCAAACGCCCTTTATTTTGGAAGGACGAGAAGTATTTATCAGTAGCAGCATTGGTATTGCTTTAGACACCGGGAATTGCGATCGGGGTGATGCACTACTGCGTAATGCAGATTCGGCAATGTACGAAGCCAAGAAAAGGGGGAAATCTCGCTATACGCTATTTCAGCCGGAGATGGATTCTCGTGCGTTTGAACGCTTACAATTAGCAACGGATTTGCGAAAAGCGATCGAGCATCAAGAGTTGAGACTTTACTATCAACCAGTAGTGCAATTAGAAAGCGGTATCATTACCGAAGTAGAAGCATTAGTTCGTTGGCAACATCCCTATATCGGTTTAATTTCTCCGGCAAAATTCATTCCTTTAGCGGAAGAAACGGGGTTGATTTTACAAATTGGAGAATGGGTTTTGCAAAAAGCTTGCCAACAAGCACGCACGTGGCAGTTGCAGCATCCGGGATATCCTCCTTTAATTGTAGGTGTTAACCTTTCTCCCAAACAGTTTCAACAACCAGAATTAGTGGAAAAAATAGCCGAAATTTTGACATTAACTGAGTTACCGCCTCAGTGTTTAAAACTAGAAATTACTGAAAGTATGATGATGGAGGAGGGAGAAACTACCATTGCTACTTTATATCGATTGAAACAATTAGGTATCGGCTTAGCAATTGATGATTTCGGTACTGGTTTTTCTGCTTTGAATTATCTTAAACGATTTCCAGTAGATACCCTCAAAATTGATGGTTCGTTTATCAAAGGGTTAGGGCATAATCGAGAAGACACGGCAATTGTTCATGCAGTAATTGCTTTTGCGAAAGCATTGCATCTCAGCGTCACTGCTGAAGGAGTGGAAACCTCAGAACAATTATCTCAACTCAAGCTATTGGGATGCGATCGCGGACAAGGATATTATTTTTGTGCGCCCATATCTGGAGATGCAGTGAAGATGTTAATAGATAAATTATTACAAAAGCAGTTTTTTGACCCGGAAATCTCTCCTAACTCCCTGATTCCCTCTTTCATTTCCTCATAA
- a CDS encoding pentapeptide repeat-containing protein has product MQKTIFQLALLTLFLGFATPTRAANPEHIKKLLTTNQCPKCDLSNVDLRGGIFRGADLSNANLAGAMLENADLRGAKLFNANLQKTVLRGAILESADLEQAKMQDAMLRGAKLRGASLKNARMRGARLRETDLRETNLTTAFLIEAVLTEANLSMADLRGAVLTNAKISKANLETANCESANLTGADLTDAYLGDATLRNAVLTNANLRGANLAAVSLMGAKLNGAILNRTDMQGANLSQASLTNAKIANADLSKTVLTMANLKGANLTNTKLISAYLFTANLENAILSNADLTSANLENANLRNANFNNANLSQATLRYANLFDTNLLGATLSDVDLRETNIKQAKLVPDLFSHAARMDRRRLVDFRLNRHFLE; this is encoded by the coding sequence ATGCAAAAAACCATCTTTCAGCTTGCACTTCTGACGCTCTTTCTGGGGTTCGCCACCCCAACTCGCGCCGCCAACCCCGAACACATCAAAAAATTACTGACAACCAACCAGTGTCCTAAATGCGACCTGAGTAACGTAGACTTGCGGGGTGGTATCTTCCGAGGAGCCGACCTCAGCAATGCTAATTTAGCAGGTGCGATGTTAGAAAATGCAGACTTGAGAGGGGCAAAGTTATTCAACGCTAATTTACAAAAAACCGTTCTTAGAGGGGCAATATTAGAATCAGCTGACCTAGAACAAGCCAAAATGCAAGATGCCATGCTCAGGGGAGCTAAACTCAGGGGAGCCAGCCTCAAAAATGCCAGAATGCGCGGTGCTAGGCTCAGAGAAACTGACTTAAGAGAAACTAATTTAACAACGGCTTTTTTAATCGAAGCCGTCTTGACGGAAGCTAATTTAAGCATGGCTGACTTGCGGGGTGCTGTCCTCACCAATGCAAAAATTAGTAAAGCTAATTTGGAAACCGCCAATTGTGAAAGCGCTAACTTAACGGGTGCCGATTTAACAGATGCTTACCTTGGCGACGCCACTCTTAGAAATGCCGTTCTCACCAATGCCAATCTGAGGGGCGCTAACTTAGCAGCCGTTAGTTTGATGGGTGCAAAATTAAACGGGGCAATCCTCAATCGTACCGATATGCAGGGAGCTAATCTGAGTCAAGCTAGCCTCACAAATGCCAAGATTGCTAATGCTGACTTGAGTAAAACCGTTCTAACTATGGCTAATTTAAAAGGTGCTAATCTAACCAACACAAAATTGATTAGTGCCTATCTATTTACCGCAAATTTAGAAAATGCCATTCTCAGTAATGCAGACTTGACTAGCGCTAATTTGGAAAACGCTAACCTGAGAAATGCCAATTTTAACAATGCTAATTTAAGTCAAGCTACTCTCAGATATGCCAATTTATTCGATACGAATTTGCTGGGAGCAACTTTAAGCGATGTGGACTTGCGAGAAACTAATATCAAGCAAGCAAAGTTAGTTCCCGACCTGTTTAGTCATGCCGCTCGCATGGATCGTAGAAGATTAGTTGATTTTCGTTTAAATAGGCATTTTTTAGAATAA
- a CDS encoding pentapeptide repeat-containing protein — MKLSILIGLALPTVLSFANTVKAENPAHVKRLLETKQCQGCDLSQADLLGADLSKADLRGANLSGAKLGGANLFNANLSNTKLNNANLINANLFEANVASADLTNADLSKANLSSINLSGANLKGANLSNTNLGVANLIDANLSHANLSGANLIDANLSGASLHQANLVGTNLNETIAGETNLAGNMEINRFERIGGRRLRRYSAR, encoded by the coding sequence ATGAAATTAAGCATTTTAATTGGTCTAGCACTGCCAACCGTATTAAGTTTTGCAAATACCGTCAAAGCTGAAAATCCCGCTCACGTTAAACGTTTGTTAGAAACTAAACAATGCCAAGGTTGCGATCTCAGTCAAGCCGATTTATTAGGGGCTGACCTCAGTAAGGCTGACTTAAGAGGCGCTAACTTAAGCGGTGCTAAATTGGGAGGAGCTAACTTATTTAATGCTAATTTGTCTAATACTAAACTAAATAATGCTAACTTGATTAATGCTAACTTATTCGAGGCAAATGTTGCCAGCGCTGACCTAACCAATGCCGATTTAAGTAAAGCCAACTTGAGTTCTATTAATTTAAGCGGTGCAAATTTAAAAGGTGCAAATTTAAGTAATACTAATCTGGGTGTTGCTAATCTGATCGATGCTAACTTAAGCCATGCTAATCTTAGCGGTGCCAATCTAATTGATGCAAATCTAAGTGGTGCCAGTTTACATCAAGCTAACCTAGTCGGGACTAATTTGAACGAAACTATTGCTGGTGAAACTAACTTGGCAGGCAATATGGAAATTAATAGATTTGAAAGAATTGGAGGAAGAAGATTAAGAAGATATAGTGCGCGATAA
- a CDS encoding pentapeptide repeat-containing protein encodes MKLKILATTALLSASLGLSAIAKAENPPQVQQLLQTRQGAGLNFSGVNLSGINLANVDLRGANLNGANLSNANLSGANLNGANLSDANLNGANLNGANLAVANLVNANFNEATLVGAKLNAANLRGAELISADLREADLFRANLNEANLRGANLFKANLNAANLFGASLYGVRGANLTNTGGLPR; translated from the coding sequence ATGAAACTGAAAATTCTGGCCACTACAGCACTTTTAAGCGCCTCGCTAGGTTTAAGCGCGATCGCTAAGGCTGAAAATCCCCCACAGGTTCAACAATTGTTGCAAACTAGGCAGGGTGCGGGTCTGAACTTTAGTGGAGTTAACCTGAGCGGAATTAACTTGGCAAACGTCGATCTGAGGGGTGCTAATTTAAACGGAGCTAATTTGAGCAATGCTAATTTGAGCGGTGCTAACCTCAACGGGGCGAACCTGAGCGATGCTAACCTGAACGGAGCTAATCTTAATGGTGCAAATTTAGCCGTTGCCAATCTAGTGAATGCTAACTTTAATGAAGCTACTTTGGTTGGTGCTAAATTAAATGCCGCTAATTTAAGAGGTGCTGAGTTGATTAGCGCCGATTTAAGAGAAGCCGATCTATTTAGAGCTAACCTCAACGAAGCTAACCTCAGAGGTGCGAACCTGTTTAAGGCTAATTTGAACGCGGCTAATCTATTTGGCGCTAGTCTGTATGGCGTGAGAGGTGCCAATTTGACAAATACGGGTGGGCTTCCTCGTTAA
- a CDS encoding iron uptake porin has product MTKFFLAALKLSAIILGSAFLVDNYPLVAQEAIFQLDPLVQEEENPLANVTSVSQLEDVQPTDWAFQALQSLIERYGVIAGYPDGTFRGNRAMTRYEFAAGLNAALTRIEELIDTGSTNLSHQGNQVREEDLVTLRRLQTDFATELANLPARVDNLQATTALLEATQFSTTTKLNGIILFNITAARAAGDVKVERIDPQDVFSAARRGEDGKPIVTRVADDPEVTFSHITGLFLTTSFTGKDSLVTSLVTGSGNSPANVYTSAGFYNSFGTPGSDFTPTTTANQIALLESFYSFPINDSIRAIVGPRLFWLSYFDTNAFTNIFGKGASGFNTFGSPLVQELGRGAGAIVTWRIDEQFDWRVGYTVSPNAASPNTGFFNGNRAFTTQLTYSPISKVNLRLIYDRSRILPVDGQIRTKPIIGVADDGFGGELENATANSFGFNFDWLITPQFGLFGRYTYSTTRLNPASDGMESGHINVQSVQLGVALLDLGKKGALATISYVVPFDILDGRQFLVSGGGDGGTQYEIEANYYFPVNGNIAIVPTFYITGNPNNFDRNPTVFSGAVRTQFNF; this is encoded by the coding sequence ATGACAAAATTTTTTTTGGCCGCTTTGAAATTGAGTGCAATTATTTTGGGGTCTGCCTTTTTGGTGGACAATTACCCATTAGTGGCTCAGGAGGCGATCTTCCAATTAGATCCCCTAGTTCAAGAGGAAGAAAATCCTTTAGCTAACGTGACTTCTGTTTCCCAGTTGGAGGACGTACAACCTACAGATTGGGCTTTTCAAGCTTTGCAGTCTTTGATCGAGCGGTACGGTGTAATTGCTGGATATCCAGATGGTACTTTCCGGGGGAATCGGGCTATGACGCGCTACGAATTTGCCGCTGGGCTGAATGCAGCTTTAACTCGAATTGAAGAGTTGATCGATACTGGATCTACTAATCTATCTCATCAAGGTAATCAAGTACGAGAAGAAGATTTAGTTACCTTGCGACGATTGCAAACTGATTTCGCCACCGAACTAGCGAATCTACCCGCCAGGGTAGACAACTTGCAAGCTACCACGGCATTACTAGAAGCAACTCAGTTTTCCACCACCACCAAGCTGAACGGCATTATCCTTTTTAATATCACCGCAGCGAGGGCGGCGGGAGATGTGAAAGTAGAAAGAATCGACCCGCAAGATGTTTTCAGCGCTGCCAGAAGGGGAGAAGATGGAAAGCCGATCGTCACTAGAGTAGCGGACGATCCGGAAGTGACTTTTAGCCACATTACTGGTTTGTTTCTTACCACTTCCTTTACAGGTAAAGATTCTTTAGTTACCTCTTTGGTGACGGGAAGTGGAAACTCCCCGGCTAACGTTTACACTTCTGCTGGCTTTTACAATTCTTTTGGCACTCCCGGTTCTGATTTTACGCCCACTACCACCGCCAACCAAATAGCTTTGCTCGAGTCATTCTACTCTTTTCCGATTAATGATTCGATTCGAGCGATCGTTGGGCCAAGATTGTTCTGGCTATCATATTTTGACACTAATGCTTTTACAAACATCTTTGGCAAAGGTGCCAGCGGCTTCAACACCTTTGGTAGCCCTTTAGTCCAAGAATTAGGACGGGGTGCGGGAGCGATCGTTACTTGGCGGATCGACGAACAATTCGACTGGCGCGTTGGCTACACCGTGAGTCCCAACGCGGCTAGCCCGAATACGGGATTTTTTAACGGCAATCGGGCTTTTACCACTCAGTTAACCTACTCTCCGATCTCGAAGGTGAATTTGCGGCTGATCTACGATCGATCGAGAATTCTGCCCGTTGACGGACAAATTAGAACTAAACCGATTATCGGAGTAGCCGATGACGGTTTTGGCGGTGAATTAGAAAATGCCACCGCAAATAGTTTTGGATTCAATTTCGATTGGTTGATTACCCCTCAGTTCGGTCTTTTCGGGCGCTACACGTATAGTACTACCAGGCTGAATCCCGCTTCAGACGGGATGGAGAGCGGTCATATCAACGTCCAGTCGGTTCAATTGGGAGTAGCTTTGCTCGATCTGGGTAAAAAGGGGGCATTGGCAACCATATCTTATGTAGTGCCGTTCGATATCTTGGATGGGCGTCAATTTCTCGTCTCTGGTGGCGGTGATGGCGGTACTCAGTACGAAATTGAAGCCAATTACTATTTTCCGGTTAACGGCAATATTGCGATCGTCCCCACTTTTTACATCACTGGAAACCCCAACAACTTCGATCGCAATCCCACTGTCTTCTCTGGTGCGGTGCGAACGCAATTCAACTTCTAG
- the mutL gene encoding DNA mismatch repair endonuclease MutL, which translates to MPSPIQILPAEVVHLIAAGEVIDSLAAVVRELVENSLDAGATRITISLWPDRWCVRVADNGIGMDLTDLRLAATAHSTSKIRHCEDLWKIISLGFRGEALHSLAQLSELEIASRSVDGNEGWRILYDALGEPIIEEAVAIAPGTVVTATNLFGNWQIRREGLPTTAQQLKAVQAIIYQIALCHPHVTWQVQQSDRQWFAISPGDSPQEILPQILRDIKVGDLHFLKVEVSGEEELSAVNPQFLELVVGLPDRCHRHRPDWVRVATNGRIVKSSELEQTILTCFGRTLPRDRYPICFLHLRIAPHQIDWNRHPAKAEIYLHSINYWQEQISQAIARALQINSANLPEKFHNHRVSNLLIAAENKSNYNVNRSLSPTSPPQKEIGLMELRAVAQVRHTYIVAEYPAGLWLIEQHIAHERVLYEQLCDNWQLVPLELPIVLNKLSTKQIEQLQRIGLVVESFGEQMWAVRNAPNLLATRNDCADALLELSLGGDLQTAQVAVACRSAIRNGTPLSLEQMQTLLAQWQCTRHPRTCPHGRPIYLSLEETDLARFFRRHWVIGKSHGI; encoded by the coding sequence ATGCCCTCTCCCATCCAAATCTTACCCGCAGAAGTCGTACACCTCATCGCCGCAGGTGAAGTAATCGACTCGTTAGCAGCAGTAGTGCGGGAATTAGTGGAAAACTCCCTGGATGCTGGCGCGACTCGCATTACAATTTCTCTTTGGCCCGATCGCTGGTGCGTCCGAGTAGCGGATAATGGAATTGGGATGGACTTGACGGATTTGCGATTAGCAGCAACTGCCCACAGTACCAGCAAAATAAGGCATTGCGAAGATTTGTGGAAAATTATTAGTTTGGGATTTCGCGGCGAAGCTTTGCACAGTTTAGCTCAGTTATCGGAATTGGAAATCGCCAGTCGTTCTGTAGATGGTAATGAAGGATGGCGTATTTTATATGATGCACTAGGAGAACCGATTATAGAAGAAGCTGTCGCGATCGCACCCGGAACAGTCGTCACTGCAACTAACTTATTCGGTAATTGGCAAATTCGCCGGGAAGGACTCCCCACCACCGCACAACAACTCAAAGCAGTACAAGCAATTATTTACCAAATTGCCTTGTGCCATCCCCATGTTACCTGGCAAGTGCAACAAAGCGATCGCCAATGGTTTGCCATCAGTCCCGGCGACTCTCCCCAAGAAATCTTGCCGCAAATTCTCCGGGATATCAAAGTCGGTGACTTGCACTTTCTGAAAGTGGAAGTATCCGGCGAAGAGGAATTGTCCGCCGTGAATCCCCAATTCCTAGAATTAGTGGTAGGTTTACCAGATAGGTGTCATCGCCACCGCCCTGACTGGGTAAGAGTAGCGACTAATGGCAGAATCGTCAAATCCTCAGAATTAGAGCAAACTATCCTGACTTGTTTCGGACGCACCTTACCGCGCGATCGCTATCCTATCTGTTTTTTACACCTGCGAATAGCACCCCATCAAATAGATTGGAATCGCCATCCCGCCAAAGCAGAAATTTATTTGCACTCCATAAATTATTGGCAGGAACAAATCAGCCAAGCAATCGCACGCGCTTTGCAAATTAATTCAGCTAATCTACCAGAAAAATTTCACAATCACAGAGTTAGCAACCTACTGATAGCTGCCGAAAACAAAAGCAACTACAACGTCAACCGTTCCCTTTCACCAACCTCACCACCTCAAAAAGAAATTGGATTAATGGAACTGCGTGCCGTTGCCCAAGTTCGCCATACTTATATAGTGGCAGAATATCCTGCCGGACTTTGGTTAATCGAACAACACATCGCCCACGAGCGAGTATTATACGAACAGTTATGCGATAACTGGCAACTCGTACCCCTAGAACTTCCCATCGTTTTAAACAAACTTTCTACCAAACAAATAGAACAATTGCAACGAATCGGTTTGGTAGTAGAATCTTTTGGCGAACAAATGTGGGCAGTACGCAACGCACCCAACTTATTAGCGACCAGAAATGACTGTGCAGACGCTCTTTTAGAACTTAGTTTAGGCGGTGACTTGCAAACCGCACAAGTCGCCGTTGCCTGTCGCAGTGCAATCCGCAACGGTACTCCTCTTAGTTTAGAACAAATGCAAACTCTCTTAGCGCAATGGCAGTGCACCCGCCATCCTCGTACTTGCCCTCACGGTCGTCCGATTTATTTGTCTTTAGAAGAAACTGACCTCGCTCGTTTTTTCCGCCGTCATTGGGTAATCGGTAAAAGTCACGGTATATAA